The Streptomyces laurentii genome contains a region encoding:
- a CDS encoding phosphatidylinositol 3-and 4-kinase (Phosphoinositide 3-kinase (PI3K)-like family, catalytic domain; The PI3K-like catalytic domain family is part of a larger superfamily that includes the catalytic domains of other kinases such as the typical serine/threonine/tyrosine protein kinases (PKs); cl00119;~identified by MetaGeneAnnotator; putative;~phosphatidylinositol 3-and 4-kinase [Streptomyces pristinaespiralis ATCC25486]), with protein MSSDQDRLVPDPRQPSRPDGRDGDGVLDLLARGELTVRGRIREASNAVLYCSVAYAGEEAACVYKPVAGERPLWDFPDGTLARREVAAYELSEAMGWDLVPPTVLREGPYGEGMVQLWVEPDPEATLLALVDDEAGEGWKAVGPAQVDEDRTALLVHADTPQLRRLAVLDAVINNSDRKGGHLLPTPDGRLYGIDHGVSFHVDDKLRTLLWGWAGEKLTDEAVAALGVLGERLAPGTPLAKRLAGLLTDAEVTALRRRVAVLIEAGRHPVPTGQWPAIPWPPV; from the coding sequence ATGAGCAGCGACCAGGACCGCCTCGTACCGGACCCGCGGCAGCCGTCCCGGCCCGACGGCCGGGACGGCGACGGGGTGCTCGACCTGCTCGCCCGCGGTGAGCTGACCGTCCGCGGCCGGATCCGCGAGGCGTCCAACGCGGTGCTGTACTGCTCCGTCGCGTACGCGGGGGAGGAAGCCGCCTGCGTCTACAAGCCGGTGGCGGGCGAGCGTCCGCTGTGGGACTTCCCCGACGGCACCCTCGCCCGGCGCGAGGTCGCCGCCTACGAGCTGTCCGAGGCCATGGGCTGGGACCTGGTCCCGCCGACCGTGCTGCGCGAGGGCCCGTACGGCGAGGGCATGGTGCAGCTGTGGGTCGAGCCCGACCCGGAGGCGACGCTGCTCGCCCTCGTCGACGACGAGGCGGGGGAGGGCTGGAAGGCCGTCGGCCCCGCCCAGGTCGACGAGGACCGCACGGCGCTCCTCGTGCACGCCGACACCCCGCAGCTGCGCCGGCTCGCCGTCCTGGACGCGGTGATCAACAACTCCGACCGCAAGGGCGGGCATCTGCTGCCCACGCCGGACGGTCGGCTGTACGGGATCGACCACGGGGTCTCGTTCCACGTGGACGACAAGCTCCGCACCCTGCTGTGGGGCTGGGCGGGGGAGAAGCTCACCGACGAGGCCGTCGCCGCGCTCGGCGTGCTCGGCGAACGGCTGGCCCCCGGAACCCCGCTGGCCAAGCGGCTGGCCGGACTGCTGACCGACGCCGAGGTGACCGCGCTGCGCCGACGGGTCGCCGTCCTCATCGAGGCCGGCCGGCACCCCGTACCGACCGGGCAGTGGCCGGCGATCCCCTGGCCCCCGGTCTGA
- a CDS encoding cysteinyl-tRNA synthetase (Anticodon-binding domain of class Ia aminoacyl tRNAsynthetases and similar domains; cl12020;~Evidence 3 : Function proposed based on presence of conserved amino acid motif, structural feature or limited homology;~HIGH motif;~KMSKS motif;~anticodon binding site;~cysteinyl-tRNA synthetase [Streptomyces cattleya NRRL 8057 = DSM46488];~cysteinyl-tRNA synthetase; Provisional;~identified by MetaGeneAnnotator; putative;~nucleotide binding site [chemical binding];~nucleotidyl transferase superfamily; cl00015;~tRNA binding surface [nucleotide binding]), producing the protein MHAWPASEVPALPGKGRDLRIHDTATGGRVTLAPGPVARLYVCGITPYDATHMGHAATYNAFDLVQRVWLDTKRQVHYVQNVTDVDDPLLERAIRDGIDWVGLAERETALFREDMTALRMLPPKEYVGAVEAIPAIVPLVEQLRDSGAAYELDGDIYFSVEADPHFGEVSHYDTALMRHLSAERGGDPDRPGKKNPLDPMLWMAARDGEPSWDGASLGAGRPGWHIECVAIALGHLGMGFDIQGGGSDLIFPHHEMGASHAQALTGEFPMAQAYVHAGMVGLDGEKMSKSRGNLVFVSRLRQDGVDPAAIRLALLSHHYRTDWEWTDQVLQDAVERLGRWRAAVSRPDGPSADALVEELREALADDLDTPAALAAVDRWAALQTAGGGADESAPGLASRAVDALLGVAL; encoded by the coding sequence ATGCATGCCTGGCCCGCTTCTGAGGTCCCCGCCCTGCCCGGCAAGGGCCGCGACCTCCGGATTCACGACACCGCGACCGGTGGACGAGTGACCCTCGCCCCCGGCCCCGTCGCCCGCCTGTACGTCTGCGGCATCACGCCGTACGACGCGACCCACATGGGTCACGCGGCGACCTACAACGCGTTCGACCTCGTCCAGCGCGTGTGGCTCGATACCAAGCGGCAGGTTCACTACGTCCAGAACGTCACCGACGTGGACGACCCCCTCCTGGAGCGCGCGATCCGCGACGGCATCGACTGGGTCGGCCTCGCCGAGCGCGAGACCGCCCTGTTCCGCGAGGACATGACCGCCCTGCGCATGCTGCCGCCGAAGGAGTACGTCGGCGCCGTCGAGGCCATCCCGGCCATCGTCCCGCTGGTCGAGCAGCTGCGGGACTCCGGTGCCGCCTACGAGCTCGACGGCGACATCTACTTCTCCGTCGAGGCCGACCCGCACTTCGGCGAGGTCTCGCACTACGACACCGCGCTGATGCGCCACCTGTCCGCCGAGCGCGGCGGCGACCCGGACCGCCCGGGCAAGAAGAACCCGCTCGACCCGATGCTGTGGATGGCCGCCCGTGACGGCGAGCCCAGCTGGGACGGCGCCAGCCTCGGCGCCGGCCGCCCCGGCTGGCACATCGAGTGCGTCGCCATCGCCCTCGGGCACCTCGGCATGGGCTTCGACATCCAGGGCGGCGGCTCCGACCTGATCTTCCCGCACCACGAGATGGGCGCCTCGCACGCCCAGGCGCTCACCGGCGAGTTCCCCATGGCCCAGGCGTACGTGCACGCCGGCATGGTCGGCCTCGACGGCGAGAAGATGTCGAAGTCCAGGGGCAACCTGGTCTTCGTCTCCCGGCTCCGCCAGGACGGCGTCGACCCGGCGGCCATCCGGCTCGCCCTGCTCTCCCACCACTACCGGACCGACTGGGAGTGGACCGACCAGGTCCTCCAGGACGCCGTGGAGCGGCTGGGCCGCTGGCGCGCCGCCGTCTCGCGTCCCGACGGCCCGTCCGCCGACGCGCTCGTCGAGGAGCTGCGTGAGGCGCTCGCCGACGACCTCGACACCCCGGCCGCGCTCGCCGCGGTCGACCGCTGGGCCGCGCTCCAGACCGCCGGCGGCGGCGCCGACGAGTCCGCCCCCGGTCTCGCCTCGCGCGCCGTCGACGCGCTGCTCGGCGTCGCCCTGTAA
- a CDS encoding phosphatase (Histidine phosphatase domain found in phosphoglycerate mutases and related proteins, mostly phosphatases; contains a His residue which is phosphorylated during the reaction; cd07067;~catalytic core [active];~identified by MetaGeneAnnotator; putative;~phosphatase [Streptomyces cattleya NRRL 8057 = DSM46488]): protein MATLILVRHGRSTANTSGVLAGRTPGVALDERGTAQAAALPGRLARVPLAAVVSSPLQRCRETVRPLLDARPGLPLHVEDRINECDYGDWSGRKLAELMDEPLMKVVQAHASAAAFPGGESMRAMQARAVDAVHDWNSRIEAEHGEDAAYVMCTHGDIVKALVADALGLHLDLFQRIQADPCSVTAIRYTPLRPFLLRLGDTGDLDALAPRESSADGGAAEVGGGAGAP, encoded by the coding sequence ATGGCCACGCTGATCCTCGTCCGGCACGGACGCTCCACCGCCAACACCTCCGGAGTGCTCGCGGGCCGCACGCCCGGCGTCGCGCTCGACGAACGCGGCACCGCGCAGGCCGCCGCACTGCCCGGGCGGCTCGCCCGTGTGCCCCTCGCCGCCGTCGTCTCCAGCCCGCTCCAGCGCTGCCGCGAGACCGTACGGCCGCTGCTCGACGCCCGCCCCGGACTTCCCCTGCACGTCGAGGACCGGATCAACGAGTGCGACTACGGCGACTGGTCCGGCCGCAAGCTCGCCGAGCTGATGGACGAACCGCTGATGAAGGTCGTCCAGGCGCACGCCTCGGCCGCGGCCTTCCCCGGCGGCGAGTCCATGCGCGCCATGCAGGCCCGCGCCGTGGACGCCGTCCACGACTGGAACTCCCGGATCGAGGCCGAGCACGGCGAGGACGCCGCCTATGTGATGTGCACCCACGGCGACATCGTGAAGGCGCTCGTCGCCGACGCCCTCGGCCTGCACCTCGACCTCTTCCAGCGGATCCAGGCCGACCCCTGTTCGGTCACCGCGATCCGCTACACCCCGCTGCGCCCCTTCCTGCTCCGGCTCGGCGACACCGGCGATCTCGACGCCCTCGCACCCCGCGAGAGCTCCGCCGACGGCGGGGCGGCGGAGGTCGGAGGCGGTGCGGGCGCACCGTGA
- a CDS encoding hypothetical protein (Hypothetical protein XNR_5162 [Streptomyces albus J1074];~conserved hypothetical protein;~identified by MetaGeneAnnotator; putative), whose amino-acid sequence MSRQVFLYDPPERFVAGTVGLPGRRTFFLQASATGRVTSVALEKSQVAALAERIDELLDEVVRRSGGNAPVPAVALAENADAAPLDTPVEEEFRVGTMALAWDGGEERMIVEAQALVELDADSEEDLAEAEERLLQDEENGPPMLRVRLTGAQARAFAKRALDVVNAGRPPCPLCSLPLDPEGHVCPRQNGYRRDA is encoded by the coding sequence GTGTCCCGTCAGGTGTTCCTCTACGACCCACCGGAGCGTTTCGTGGCCGGTACGGTCGGGCTGCCTGGCCGCCGTACGTTCTTCCTGCAGGCGTCCGCGACCGGCCGGGTCACCAGCGTCGCCCTGGAGAAGAGCCAGGTCGCGGCGCTCGCCGAGCGGATCGACGAGCTGCTGGACGAGGTCGTCCGGCGCTCCGGCGGCAACGCCCCCGTACCAGCCGTCGCGCTCGCCGAGAACGCCGACGCCGCGCCCCTCGACACCCCGGTCGAGGAGGAGTTCCGGGTCGGCACCATGGCCCTCGCCTGGGACGGCGGGGAAGAGCGCATGATCGTCGAGGCGCAGGCGCTCGTCGAACTCGACGCGGACTCCGAGGAGGACCTCGCCGAGGCCGAGGAGCGGCTGCTCCAGGACGAGGAGAACGGCCCGCCGATGCTGCGCGTCCGGCTCACCGGCGCCCAGGCCCGGGCCTTCGCCAAGCGCGCCCTGGACGTGGTCAACGCCGGCCGCCCGCCGTGCCCGCTGTGCAGCCTGCCGCTCGACCCCGAGGGCCACGTCTGCCCGCGCCAGAACGGATACCGCCGCGACGCATGA
- a CDS encoding PAC2 domain containing protein (PAC2 domain containing protein [Streptomyces fulvissimus DSM40593];~PAC2 family; pfam09754;~identified by MetaGeneAnnotator; putative;~supfam:PIRSF028754 UCP028754; UniProt-pubmed:11572948; UniProt-pubmed:21463507; UniProt-pubmed:18375553; UniProt-pubmed:20581206; UniProt-pubmed:12000953; UniProt-pubmed:20064060; UniProt-pubmed:21551298) produces MIELEGVPELIDPVMVAAFEGWNDAGDAASAAVAHLDREWKGEVFAALDAEDYYDFQVNRPTVWLDNGVRKITWPTTRLSVVRVGGEKPRDLVLVRGIEPSMRWRSFCNELLGFAHELGVEMVVILGALLGDTPHTRPVPVSGVTSDPDLARTMDLEETRYEGPTGIVGILQEACTHAGVPAVSLWAAVPHYVSQPPNPKATLALLNRLEDLIGLHIPLGELPEDARAWQTGVDQLAAEDSEVAEYVQTLEEARDTAELPEASGEAIAREFERYLRRREPGPGTGAAPGVATEGTDPSYLRDASPDRTRPPKPQQPGPEAVPGAETDEAAETDGTSETDGAGAETPEAEAEASGPDASGTDAPGAETPDKDAPRPDAEPPTAEDPEGTKDAGGSEKPTDEED; encoded by the coding sequence GTGATCGAGCTCGAGGGGGTTCCCGAGCTGATCGACCCGGTCATGGTGGCCGCGTTCGAGGGGTGGAACGACGCCGGTGACGCCGCCTCCGCCGCGGTCGCCCATCTCGACCGGGAATGGAAGGGCGAGGTGTTCGCGGCGCTCGACGCCGAGGACTACTACGACTTCCAGGTCAACCGGCCCACGGTGTGGCTGGACAACGGCGTACGGAAGATCACCTGGCCGACGACCCGGCTGTCCGTGGTGCGGGTCGGCGGCGAGAAGCCCCGCGACCTGGTGCTGGTGCGCGGGATCGAGCCGTCGATGCGCTGGCGTTCGTTCTGCAACGAGCTGCTGGGTTTCGCGCACGAGCTGGGCGTGGAGATGGTGGTGATCCTGGGCGCACTGCTCGGCGACACCCCGCACACCCGTCCGGTTCCGGTCAGCGGTGTCACCTCCGACCCCGATCTGGCCCGCACGATGGACCTGGAGGAGACCCGCTACGAGGGCCCGACGGGCATCGTGGGCATCCTCCAGGAGGCCTGCACGCACGCCGGGGTGCCGGCGGTGAGCCTGTGGGCGGCGGTTCCGCACTACGTGTCGCAGCCGCCGAACCCGAAGGCGACGCTGGCGCTGCTCAACCGGCTGGAGGACCTGATCGGTCTGCACATCCCGCTGGGCGAGCTGCCCGAGGACGCGCGGGCGTGGCAGACGGGCGTGGACCAGCTGGCCGCCGAGGACAGCGAGGTCGCCGAGTACGTGCAGACGCTGGAGGAGGCGCGGGACACGGCCGAGCTGCCGGAGGCGTCCGGCGAGGCCATCGCGCGCGAGTTCGAGCGCTACCTGCGGCGGCGCGAGCCGGGACCGGGCACGGGCGCGGCTCCCGGAGTGGCGACGGAGGGCACCGACCCCTCGTATCTGCGGGACGCCTCCCCTGACCGGACCCGCCCGCCGAAGCCGCAGCAGCCGGGACCGGAGGCGGTGCCGGGCGCGGAGACGGACGAGGCCGCGGAGACGGACGGAACGTCGGAGACGGACGGAGCCGGGGCGGAGACGCCGGAGGCCGAAGCGGAGGCTTCGGGCCCGGACGCCTCCGGCACGGACGCGCCGGGCGCGGAGACGCCGGACAAGGATGCTCCGCGCCCGGACGCGGAGCCGCCCACGGCGGAGGATCCCGAGGGGACCAAGGACGCCGGGGGCTCCGAGAAGCCCACGGACGAAGAGGACTGA
- a CDS encoding glycerol-3-phosphate dehydrogenase (Anaerobic glycerol-3-phosphate dehydrogenase [Aminoacid transport andmetabolism]; cl17730;~Glycerol-3-phosphate dehydrogenase [Energy production and conversion]; COG0578;~glycerol-3-phosphate dehydrogenase [Streptomyces cattleya NRRL 8057 = DSM46488];~identified by MetaGeneAnnotator; putative): MTTLQSLPSLGMHPAAGSLPTRAETRDQLSRATYDLLVIGGGILGISTAWHAAQSGLRVALVDAGDFAGATSSASSKLLHGGLRYLQTGAVKLVAENHFERRAVSRQVAPHLSNPLTFYLPVYKGGPHGAAKLGAGVFAYSALSAFGDGVGHLLSPAKAAQDVPELRTDNLKAVAVYGDDQMNDARMALMTVRAAVDAGAVVLNHAEVSGLRFTRGRVTGAELKDRLSGEEFGVDARLVLNATGPWVDHVRRMEDPNAAPSIRLSKGAHLVLKRTSPWNAALATPIDKYRITFALPWEDMLLLGTTDEEYEGDPGEVAVNDKDIAQILDEAAFSIRDQQLDRSLITYAFAGLRVLPGGPGDTSKAKRETVVTEGRGGMLSVAGGKWTTFRHIGRTIMKKLEALPGHPLGDSYEPVSALPKRLPLPGIANPNAVAHRLLVDGPAPGPRMSADTAKHLATHYGSLSFDIARMANENPHLAERIHPDAPEIWAQVAYARDHEWAETADDVLRRRTTLTIRGLATDEIRGKVEDMLRG; this comes from the coding sequence ACCCGGCCGCCGGTTCCCTCCCGACCCGCGCCGAGACCCGCGATCAGCTGTCGAGGGCGACGTACGACCTCCTGGTGATCGGCGGCGGCATCCTGGGCATCTCCACCGCCTGGCACGCCGCGCAGTCCGGGCTGCGGGTGGCCCTCGTGGACGCCGGCGACTTCGCCGGCGCCACCTCCTCGGCCTCCTCCAAGCTGCTCCACGGCGGCCTGCGCTACCTCCAGACCGGCGCGGTCAAGCTGGTCGCCGAGAACCACTTCGAACGGCGCGCGGTCTCCCGCCAGGTGGCCCCCCACCTGTCCAACCCGCTCACCTTCTACCTGCCCGTCTACAAGGGCGGCCCGCACGGCGCCGCCAAGCTCGGCGCCGGCGTCTTCGCCTACAGCGCCCTGTCCGCCTTCGGCGACGGCGTCGGCCACCTGCTGAGCCCCGCCAAGGCCGCCCAGGACGTGCCGGAGCTGCGCACCGACAACCTCAAGGCCGTCGCCGTCTACGGCGACGACCAGATGAACGACGCCCGCATGGCGCTGATGACGGTCCGCGCCGCCGTCGACGCCGGCGCGGTCGTCCTCAACCACGCCGAGGTCAGCGGGCTGCGCTTCACCCGGGGCCGGGTCACCGGCGCCGAGCTGAAGGACCGGCTGTCCGGCGAGGAGTTCGGCGTCGACGCCCGCCTGGTGCTCAACGCCACCGGCCCGTGGGTCGACCACGTCCGGCGCATGGAGGACCCGAACGCGGCCCCGTCCATCCGGCTGTCCAAGGGCGCGCACCTGGTCCTCAAGCGCACCTCTCCCTGGAACGCGGCCCTGGCCACCCCCATCGACAAGTACCGGATCACCTTCGCCCTCCCCTGGGAGGACATGCTCCTGCTCGGCACCACCGACGAGGAGTACGAGGGCGACCCGGGCGAGGTCGCGGTCAACGACAAGGACATCGCCCAGATCCTGGACGAGGCCGCCTTCTCCATCCGCGACCAGCAGCTCGACCGGTCCCTGATCACCTACGCGTTCGCCGGTCTGCGGGTGCTGCCGGGCGGTCCCGGCGACACGTCGAAGGCCAAGCGCGAGACGGTCGTCACCGAGGGCCGCGGCGGCATGCTGTCGGTGGCCGGCGGCAAGTGGACCACCTTCCGGCACATCGGCCGCACCATCATGAAGAAGCTGGAGGCGCTGCCCGGCCACCCGCTCGGCGACTCGTACGAGCCGGTGTCCGCGCTGCCGAAGCGGCTGCCGCTGCCCGGTATCGCCAACCCGAACGCGGTCGCCCACCGGCTCCTCGTGGACGGTCCGGCGCCCGGCCCGCGGATGTCCGCCGACACCGCCAAGCACCTGGCCACCCACTACGGCTCGCTCTCCTTCGACATCGCCCGCATGGCGAACGAGAACCCGCACCTCGCCGAGCGCATCCACCCGGACGCGCCGGAGATCTGGGCCCAGGTCGCCTACGCGCGCGACCACGAGTGGGCCGAGACCGCCGACGACGTGCTGCGCCGCCGTACCACCCTGACCATCCGCGGCCTGGCCACGGACGAGATCCGGGGCAAGGTGGAGGACATGCTGCGCGGCTGA